In the genome of Candidatus Acetothermia bacterium, the window TCACATGTACACGGCGTTCGACGTGGACGAGGCCAAGATTTACATCGGGGCGTTCCAAGCCAGGTATCCTAACATCAAGGTGGAATGGGTCCGCCTGTCCGCCGGGGAGCTCCTCGCCCGGCTCCGGGCCGAGGCCGGCAATCCGCAAGCCAGCCTGTGGCTCGCCGGCCCCAGCGACACGTTCATCCTCGCCAAACAGGATGGCCTCCTTGAGCCGTACACGGAGTCGCTGGGGTGGCAGTATCTTCCGGACAAGTTCAAGGACCCTGACGGGTATTGGGTGGGCATCTACACGGGGTTCATCGCCTTCGCCAGCAACAAGGACTTCCTCGCCAAGCATGGGCTCGAGCCGCCCACCTCGTGGTACGATCTATTGAGCCCTGAATTCGATAGGAACCTATCCATGGCCTTCCCCTACACCTCGGGCACCGGGTACACGCGCCTCGCCTCCCTGGTGTTCCTGTTCGGGGAGAAGGACGGCCTGGAGTTCGAGCGCCAGATCTCCGAGCGCATCCACCACTACACCAAGGCCGGCTCGGCCTGCGTGACCGAGGTCGGCCTGGGCGAGGTCGCTGTAGGGATCGCGTTCTCTCACGATGTCATCGCCAAGGGCCTCGCCAAGGGGTATCCGGTGGTGCTGTCCTTCCCCAAGGAGGGGACGGGGTATGAGATCGGGGCCATGGCCCTGATCAAGGGCGGACCGGAACTCGAGCTCGCCAAGGTCTTCTACGACTGGATGCTTTCTGCGGAGGCCCAGTCCCTGTTCCAGCGCTGGTACCGCGTCCCCCTGAACCCCGAAGCCGAACTGGCGGAGGGGCTCGTGACCGCCGACCAGGTGAACCTCGTGGACTACGACGCCCTGTGGGCAGCGGAGAACCGGGACCGGCTGATCGAGCAGTGGCAGGCCCTCACCGGCTATTAGCCGAACGCGGGGGGTGGGGTTACCTCACCCCCCATTTTCATTGGCCATGCGCAGTGCGTCCCGACGGCTGATCCACGACCCGGTGCTCCTCGGGGTGATCCTCGTTGTGTTCGCCCTCCTCGCCCTGTTCATCGTGTTCCCCCTCGTGAAGGTCCTGCAGACGAGCCTGTTCCACAAAGGGACGTTCGAGCCCAAGTACTTCCTGTACTTCTTCGAGGGGCGACCTTACCTCATCCGGCCGCTTCTCAACAGCCTCACCGTGGGGGCGCTGGTGGCCCTCTTCGGCACCGCGGTGGGGTTCGTGTTCGCCTACGCTGTGACCCGCACGAACATCCCCGGGAAGACCGCGTTCCGCTGGATCGCAACCTTCCCCATCATCTCCCCACCGTTCCTCCTGGCGCTTTCGGCGATCCTCCTCCTCGGCCGCAAC includes:
- a CDS encoding ABC transporter substrate-binding protein, producing the protein MRKLGVLLAVALVGAALLGWGQQVLHMYTAFDVDEAKIYIGAFQARYPNIKVEWVRLSAGELLARLRAEAGNPQASLWLAGPSDTFILAKQDGLLEPYTESLGWQYLPDKFKDPDGYWVGIYTGFIAFASNKDFLAKHGLEPPTSWYDLLSPEFDRNLSMAFPYTSGTGYTRLASLVFLFGEKDGLEFERQISERIHHYTKAGSACVTEVGLGEVAVGIAFSHDVIAKGLAKGYPVVLSFPKEGTGYEIGAMALIKGGPELELAKVFYDWMLSAEAQSLFQRWYRVPLNPEAELAEGLVTADQVNLVDYDALWAAENRDRLIEQWQALTGY